The following proteins are encoded in a genomic region of Glycine max cultivar Williams 82 chromosome 18, Glycine_max_v4.0, whole genome shotgun sequence:
- the LOC121172608 gene encoding probable long-chain-alcohol O-fatty-acyltransferase 1, protein MYGEIERFIKVWISAILGLCYCYYIAARIPKGFLRLLSLLPILYLFIILLPCSTWHFQAQLLLFSFNKGPLALSPPNIVHFISIASLPITPKQHPPTNKNNTTNTQKPKWLLPLKLLIFAMIARVYEYNEYFHPHFILVLYCLHLYLGLELVFALIATSVQTLFGLEIEPHFNEPYLSSSLQDFGVIDATLWLDMARKPIPVGTRPNPSRL, encoded by the coding sequence ATGTATGGTGAAATTGAAAGGTTCATCAAAGTATGGATTTCAGCCATCTTAGGtttatgttattgttattaCATAGCTGCAAGAATACCAAAGGGCTTCTTGAGACTTCTCTCCCTTCTCCCTATTCTCTACCTCTTCATCATCCTTCTTCCTTGTTCAACTTGGCATTTTCAAGCTCAGCTCCTACTTTTTTCCTTCAACAAAGGCCCTCTTGCCCTATCACCCCCAAACATTGTCCATTTCATCTCCATAGCTTCCCTCCCCATCACCCCAAAACAACATCCACCAACCAATAAAAATAACACCACCAACACCCAAAAGCCAAAATGGCTATTGCCCTTAAAATTGCTTATTTTTGCAATGATCGCACGTGTTTATGAGTACAATGAATACTTCCACCCTCATTTCATATTAGTCCTTTATTGTCTTCACTTGTACCTTGGCTTAGAGCTTGTTTTTGCTCTTATTGCAACCTCGGTTCAAACCCTTTTTGGCTTAGAGATAGAACCACACTTCAACGAACCCTACCTTTCGTCCTCACTACAAGATTTTGGGGTCATAGATGCAACCTTATGGTTAGACATGGCGAGAAAACCCATACCTGTGGGTACCCGCCCGAATCCTTCCCGACTTTGA